Proteins encoded by one window of Streptomyces uncialis:
- a CDS encoding trimeric intracellular cation channel family protein, whose translation MLQDLFTPSVQHALDLAGIFVFAISGALLAVRKNFDVFGIAVLAEVTALGGGLFRDLVIGAVPPAAFTDLGYFLTPLVAAALVFFLHPQVERIQTGVNVFDAAGLGLFGVTGTTKAYEYGLGLTASAALGLATAVGGGVLRDMIANEVPSLVRWDRDLYAVPAMVGACMAALFIQYDMLNVLTSAIAVVTTFAIRLLALRFHWRAPRAWNRRSTAVEIDE comes from the coding sequence GTGCTCCAAGACCTGTTCACCCCCTCCGTCCAGCACGCGCTGGACCTCGCCGGGATCTTCGTCTTCGCCATCTCCGGCGCGCTCCTCGCCGTACGCAAGAACTTCGACGTGTTCGGCATAGCCGTACTCGCCGAGGTCACCGCCCTGGGCGGCGGGCTCTTCCGCGACCTGGTGATCGGCGCCGTCCCCCCTGCGGCGTTCACCGACCTCGGCTATTTCCTGACCCCCCTGGTCGCCGCGGCGCTCGTCTTCTTCCTGCACCCGCAGGTGGAACGCATCCAGACGGGGGTGAACGTCTTCGACGCCGCGGGCCTCGGCCTCTTCGGGGTGACGGGCACCACCAAGGCGTACGAGTACGGCCTGGGGCTCACCGCGTCGGCGGCGCTCGGACTGGCCACGGCCGTCGGCGGCGGTGTGCTGCGGGACATGATCGCCAACGAGGTCCCGTCCCTGGTCCGCTGGGACCGGGACCTGTACGCGGTACCGGCCATGGTCGGCGCGTGCATGGCCGCCCTGTTCATCCAGTACGACATGCTCAACGTCCTGACCAGCGCGATCGCCGTGGTCACGACCTTCGCCATCCGGCTGCTGGCCCTGCGC
- a CDS encoding ABC transporter ATP-binding protein → MTSDDKGSKPVPAQRSAGAALTEDPAPGEVLLRVSGLQKHFPIRKGLLQRQSGAVKAVDGIDFEVRAGETLGVVGESGCGKSTMGRLITRLLEPTAGTVEFQGRDITHLGVAGMRPLRRDVQMIFQDPYSSLNPRHTIGTIVGAPFRLQRVSPEGGVKKEVQRLLEVVGLNPEHYNRYPHEFSGGQRQRIGIARALALKPKLVVADEPVSALDVSIQAQVVNLLDDLQTELGLTYVIIAHDLSVVRHVSDRIAVMYLGKIVELADRKSLYASPMHPYTKALMSAVPIPDPRRRTAKSERILLKGDVPSPISPPSGCRFHTRCWKATEICARQEPVFVELRPGQSVACHHPENAADQAPGDTVLLSAAVDAVAVVAVGKDAPAPTHVSDPSQVRTPSEAAADDA, encoded by the coding sequence GTGACGAGCGACGACAAAGGCTCCAAGCCGGTCCCCGCCCAGCGGTCCGCCGGCGCCGCCTTGACCGAGGACCCGGCACCCGGCGAGGTGCTGCTGAGGGTCAGCGGTCTCCAGAAGCACTTCCCCATCCGCAAGGGCCTGCTCCAGCGGCAGTCCGGGGCGGTCAAGGCGGTCGACGGCATCGACTTCGAGGTGCGCGCGGGGGAGACCCTGGGCGTCGTCGGCGAGTCGGGCTGCGGCAAGTCCACGATGGGGCGGCTCATCACCCGGCTGCTGGAGCCCACGGCCGGCACGGTGGAGTTCCAGGGCCGGGACATCACGCACCTCGGGGTCGCCGGGATGCGGCCCCTGCGGCGCGATGTCCAGATGATCTTCCAGGACCCGTACTCCTCGCTGAACCCCCGGCACACCATCGGCACGATCGTGGGCGCGCCCTTCCGGCTCCAGCGCGTCAGCCCCGAGGGCGGTGTCAAGAAGGAGGTCCAGCGGCTGCTGGAGGTGGTCGGCCTCAACCCCGAGCACTACAACCGCTATCCGCACGAGTTCTCCGGCGGCCAGCGCCAGCGCATCGGGATCGCCCGCGCGCTCGCCCTCAAGCCGAAGCTGGTCGTGGCGGACGAGCCCGTGTCGGCGCTGGACGTGTCCATCCAGGCGCAGGTGGTCAACCTCCTGGACGATCTCCAGACCGAGCTGGGGCTCACCTATGTGATCATCGCGCACGATCTGTCCGTCGTCCGGCATGTCTCGGACCGGATCGCGGTGATGTACCTCGGCAAGATCGTCGAGCTGGCGGACCGCAAGTCGCTGTACGCGTCGCCCATGCATCCGTACACCAAGGCCCTGATGTCGGCGGTGCCGATCCCGGACCCCCGGCGGCGGACCGCCAAGAGCGAGCGCATCCTGCTGAAGGGGGACGTGCCGTCGCCCATCTCGCCGCCCAGCGGCTGCCGGTTCCACACCCGGTGCTGGAAGGCGACGGAGATCTGCGCCCGGCAGGAGCCGGTGTTCGTGGAGCTGCGGCCGGGGCAGTCCGTGGCCTGCCACCATCCCGAGAACGCGGCGGATCAGGCGCCGGGGGACACGGTGCTGTTGTCGGCGGCGGTGGACGCGGTGGCGGTGGTGGCGGTGGGGAAGGACGCGCCGGCCCCCACGCATGTGTCCGACCCGTCGCAGGTCCGGACTCCGTCGGAGGCGGCCGCGGACGACGCGTGA
- a CDS encoding ABC transporter ATP-binding protein yields the protein MTRLSKTGAALGEPVTDSPPPTAFLDVRDLKVHFPTDDGVVKSVDGLSFTLEKGKTLGIVGESGSGKSVTSLGIMGLHTAGQYGKRKARLSGEIWLDGQELLSADPDKVRKLRGREMAMIFQDPLSALHPYYTIGQQIVEAYRVHHDVSKKAARKRAVDMLDRVGIPQPDKRVDSYPHEFSGGMRQRAMIAMALVNNPELLIADEPTTALDVTVQAQILDLIRDLQKEFGSAVVIITHDLGVVAELADDILVMYGGRCVERGPAEQVFYEPRHPYTWGLLGSMPRLDREETERLIPVKGSPPSLINIPDGCAFNPRCPYADVPKDDVTRKVRPELTRVGGAHWAACHMAQEQRERIWTEEIAPKL from the coding sequence ATGACCCGACTCAGCAAGACCGGGGCGGCCCTCGGCGAACCCGTGACCGACTCCCCGCCGCCCACCGCGTTCCTCGACGTACGCGATCTGAAGGTGCACTTCCCGACCGACGACGGCGTGGTCAAGTCCGTCGACGGACTCAGCTTCACACTGGAGAAGGGCAAGACCCTCGGGATCGTCGGGGAGTCCGGCTCCGGCAAGTCGGTGACCTCGCTCGGCATCATGGGCCTGCACACCGCCGGCCAGTACGGCAAGCGCAAGGCCCGGCTCTCCGGGGAGATCTGGCTCGACGGACAAGAGCTGCTGTCCGCCGACCCGGACAAGGTGCGCAAGCTGCGCGGCCGGGAGATGGCGATGATCTTCCAGGACCCGCTGTCCGCGCTGCACCCGTACTACACGATCGGCCAGCAGATCGTGGAGGCGTACCGCGTCCACCACGACGTCAGCAAGAAGGCCGCCCGCAAGCGGGCCGTCGACATGCTCGACCGGGTCGGCATCCCCCAGCCCGACAAACGCGTCGACAGCTACCCGCACGAGTTCTCCGGCGGGATGCGCCAGCGCGCCATGATCGCCATGGCATTGGTCAACAACCCCGAACTGCTCATCGCGGACGAGCCGACGACCGCCCTCGACGTCACCGTCCAGGCGCAGATCCTCGACCTGATCCGCGATCTCCAGAAGGAGTTCGGCTCGGCGGTCGTCATCATCACCCACGACCTGGGGGTCGTCGCCGAACTCGCCGACGACATCCTGGTGATGTACGGCGGCCGGTGCGTGGAACGCGGACCCGCCGAGCAGGTGTTCTACGAGCCCCGCCACCCCTACACCTGGGGACTGCTCGGCTCGATGCCCCGGCTCGACCGCGAGGAGACCGAACGGCTGATCCCGGTCAAGGGCTCCCCGCCCTCGCTGATCAACATCCCGGACGGCTGCGCCTTCAACCCGCGCTGCCCGTACGCGGACGTCCCCAAGGACGACGTCACGCGCAAGGTCCGCCCCGAGCTGACGCGGGTCGGCGGTGCCCACTGGGCCGCCTGCCATATGGCGCAGGAGCAGCGGGAGCGGATCTGGACCGAAGAGATTGCGCCCAAGCTGTGA
- a CDS encoding ABC transporter permease: MLAYLIRRLLAAAVMLVVIVVVVFCIFFLIPQWAGVDPATMYVGKQSDAAAVEAVRDKLQLGDPIYAQVLEFFKGLFVGRTYAAGGEVTNCSAPCFGYSFRSEQAIWPVLTDRLPVTLTLALGAAVLWLLFGVAAGVLSALKRGTLWDRSAMVVALSGVSLPIYFTALLSLAAFDYGLGWIDGEYQEIGDGLGGWFQGMLLPWVTLSFLYAAMYARITRATMLEVLGEDYIRTARAKGLTEPVVIGKHAMRSTMTPILTMLGMDLGALIGGAILTETAFNLPGLGQAVLKAISERDLPIILGVTLVTSLAVIVANLAVDFLYAVIDPRVRLA, from the coding sequence GTGCTCGCATACCTCATCAGGCGGCTGCTGGCCGCCGCAGTGATGCTGGTGGTCATCGTCGTGGTGGTCTTCTGCATCTTCTTCCTCATCCCCCAGTGGGCGGGCGTCGACCCGGCCACGATGTACGTGGGCAAGCAGTCCGACGCCGCGGCCGTGGAGGCCGTGCGGGACAAGCTCCAGCTCGGCGACCCGATCTACGCGCAGGTCCTGGAGTTCTTCAAGGGTCTGTTCGTCGGCCGCACCTACGCGGCGGGCGGCGAGGTCACCAACTGCTCGGCTCCCTGCTTCGGTTACTCGTTCCGCAGTGAGCAGGCCATCTGGCCCGTCCTCACCGACCGGCTGCCGGTGACCCTGACCCTGGCGCTCGGCGCGGCCGTCCTGTGGCTGCTGTTCGGTGTCGCCGCCGGTGTGCTCTCCGCCCTCAAGCGGGGCACCCTGTGGGACCGCTCGGCCATGGTCGTCGCCCTCTCGGGCGTCTCCCTGCCGATCTACTTCACCGCGCTGCTCTCGCTCGCCGCCTTCGACTACGGCCTCGGCTGGATCGACGGCGAGTACCAGGAGATCGGTGACGGACTCGGCGGCTGGTTCCAGGGCATGCTCCTGCCCTGGGTGACCCTGTCCTTCCTGTACGCGGCGATGTACGCGCGGATCACCCGGGCCACCATGCTCGAAGTGCTCGGCGAGGACTACATCCGCACCGCCCGCGCCAAGGGACTGACCGAACCCGTCGTCATCGGCAAGCACGCCATGCGCTCCACGATGACCCCGATCCTCACCATGCTCGGGATGGACCTCGGGGCCCTGATCGGCGGCGCGATCCTCACCGAGACCGCGTTCAACCTCCCAGGACTCGGCCAGGCCGTCCTCAAGGCGATCAGTGAACGCGACCTGCCGATCATCCTCGGCGTCACCCTGGTCACCTCGCTCGCCGTGATCGTCGCCAACCTCGCCGTGGACTTCCTCTACGCCGTGATCGACCCCCGAGTGAGGCTCGCATGA
- a CDS encoding ABC transporter substrate-binding protein — protein MTTHISRGRRKQAVAATAVVAALLATAACGGDSGGDNDGKGGGKAAGFDAANNKIASAGTTKGGTLKFAGAQDADSWDTTRGYYGFAWNFMRYYSRQLVTSQTQPGKAGSDLTPDLANARAEISDDGKTYKYTLRDGITWEDGKPITSQDVKYGIQRVWAQDVLSGGPIYLKDVLDPKGEYPGPYKDKSKDKLGLKAIETPDDKTIIFKLPEANSDFEEMLALTSASPVRQDKDTKSKYGLKPFSSGPYKFESYTPNKEITLVRNTEWKQSSDPVRKALPDKVTVTLFSNADEMDNRILAGDYHLDINQTGLSPQGRIKALKDHKNNLDNPVSGYIRYAVFPQTVAPFDNIECRKAVIYGADHKSLQTARGGPMAGGDIGTNMLPPSVPGSEGQKYDPYGLAQNDGKPDEAKAKDALKKCGKPNGFKTTIAVRNNKPVEVATAESLQASLKKIGITVDIDKYDGSQTSGIIGNPKVVKDKNYGIIIMGWGPDFPSVQGYGQPLWDSKYILDSGNNNFAMINDKAIDGNFDKFVTELDDAKKEQLATQINHQVMEGAYYLPFVFEKFINFRSSDLTNVYTTDAYSGQYDFISLGLK, from the coding sequence GTGACTACCCACATCAGCAGAGGACGGCGCAAGCAGGCCGTGGCGGCGACCGCCGTGGTCGCGGCGCTGCTGGCCACGGCGGCGTGCGGCGGCGACAGCGGCGGCGACAACGATGGCAAGGGCGGCGGCAAGGCCGCGGGCTTCGACGCGGCCAACAACAAGATCGCGAGCGCCGGTACCACGAAGGGCGGCACGCTCAAGTTCGCGGGCGCCCAGGACGCCGACTCATGGGACACCACCCGCGGCTACTACGGCTTCGCGTGGAACTTCATGCGCTACTACAGCCGTCAGCTCGTCACCAGCCAGACCCAGCCCGGCAAGGCCGGTTCCGACCTGACCCCGGACCTCGCCAACGCGCGCGCCGAGATCAGCGACGACGGCAAGACGTACAAGTACACCCTGCGTGACGGGATCACCTGGGAGGACGGCAAGCCGATCACCTCCCAGGACGTCAAGTACGGCATCCAGCGCGTGTGGGCGCAGGACGTGCTGTCCGGCGGCCCGATCTACCTCAAGGACGTCCTCGACCCCAAGGGCGAGTACCCGGGCCCGTACAAGGACAAGTCCAAGGACAAGCTCGGCCTCAAGGCGATCGAGACGCCCGACGACAAGACCATCATCTTCAAGCTGCCCGAGGCGAACAGCGACTTCGAGGAGATGCTGGCGCTCACCTCGGCGTCCCCGGTCCGCCAGGACAAGGACACCAAGTCGAAGTACGGTCTGAAGCCGTTCTCGTCCGGCCCGTACAAGTTCGAGTCGTACACGCCGAACAAGGAAATCACCCTCGTCCGCAACACGGAGTGGAAGCAGTCCTCCGACCCGGTCCGCAAGGCCCTGCCGGACAAGGTCACGGTGACCCTGTTCTCGAACGCCGACGAGATGGACAACCGCATCCTCGCCGGTGACTACCACCTGGACATCAACCAGACCGGGCTGTCCCCGCAGGGCCGTATCAAGGCCCTGAAGGACCACAAGAACAACCTGGACAACCCGGTCTCCGGCTACATCCGCTACGCGGTGTTCCCGCAGACGGTCGCGCCGTTCGACAACATCGAGTGCCGCAAGGCCGTCATCTACGGCGCCGACCACAAGTCGCTCCAGACCGCGCGCGGCGGCCCGATGGCCGGTGGCGACATCGGCACCAACATGCTCCCGCCGTCCGTCCCGGGCTCCGAGGGCCAGAAGTACGACCCGTACGGTCTCGCCCAGAACGACGGCAAGCCCGACGAGGCCAAGGCCAAGGACGCGCTGAAGAAGTGCGGCAAGCCGAACGGCTTCAAGACCACCATCGCCGTCCGGAACAACAAGCCGGTCGAGGTGGCCACCGCCGAGTCGCTCCAGGCGTCGCTGAAGAAGATCGGCATCACGGTCGACATCGACAAGTACGACGGCTCGCAGACCTCGGGCATCATCGGCAACCCGAAGGTCGTCAAGGACAAGAACTACGGCATCATCATCATGGGCTGGGGCCCCGACTTCCCGTCGGTCCAGGGCTACGGCCAGCCGCTGTGGGACAGCAAGTACATCCTCGACAGCGGTAACAACAACTTCGCGATGATCAACGACAAGGCGATCGACGGCAACTTCGACAAGTTCGTCACCGAGCTGGACGACGCGAAGAAGGAGCAGCTCGCCACCCAGATCAACCACCAGGTGATGGAGGGCGCGTACTACCTGCCCTTCGTCTTCGAGAAGTTCATCAACTTCCGGTCGTCGGACCTGACCAACGTGTACACCACGGACGCGTACAGCGGTCAGTACGACTTCATCAGCCTGGGCCTGAAGTAA
- a CDS encoding ABC transporter permease — translation MTAPLHEPTAQAAPSAAEEVAAVEGKAVQGRSLGRIAWERLKRDKLALFGGAVVLLLILVAILAPFITKLAGQDPDVHHEDLIDPLFSTPIGSYGGMSGEHWLGVEPVNGRDIFARIVYGARISLLVGFASAMVAVVIGTVLGVLAGYFGGWLDAAISRLMDLLLSFPQLLFIIALVSVMPNEMLGLTGTGVRLFVMILVIGFFGWPYVGRVVRGQTLSLREREYVEAARSLGAGRFYILFKELLPNLVAPIIVYMTMMIPTNILTEAALSFLGVGVKPPTSSWGDMLSSAVSYYEADPMYMVIPGLAIFITVLSFNLFGDGVRDALDPKGSR, via the coding sequence ATGACGGCACCATTGCACGAGCCCACCGCGCAAGCGGCCCCGTCGGCCGCCGAGGAGGTCGCCGCGGTCGAGGGGAAGGCGGTGCAGGGGCGTTCCCTCGGGCGTATCGCCTGGGAGCGCCTGAAACGCGACAAACTCGCCCTGTTCGGCGGCGCCGTGGTGCTGCTGCTGATCCTGGTCGCCATCCTCGCCCCGTTCATCACCAAGCTCGCGGGCCAGGACCCCGACGTCCATCACGAGGACCTGATCGACCCGCTGTTCTCCACCCCGATCGGCTCGTACGGCGGGATGAGCGGTGAGCACTGGCTCGGTGTCGAGCCCGTCAACGGCCGCGACATCTTCGCCCGGATCGTCTACGGGGCCCGGATCTCGCTGCTCGTCGGCTTCGCGTCCGCGATGGTCGCCGTCGTGATCGGTACGGTCCTCGGGGTCCTCGCCGGTTACTTCGGCGGCTGGCTGGACGCGGCCATCAGCCGGCTGATGGACCTGCTGCTGTCCTTCCCGCAGCTGCTGTTCATCATCGCGCTGGTCTCGGTGATGCCGAACGAGATGCTGGGGCTCACCGGCACCGGTGTCCGGCTCTTCGTGATGATCCTGGTCATCGGCTTCTTCGGCTGGCCCTACGTCGGCCGTGTGGTGCGCGGCCAGACCCTCTCGCTGCGGGAGCGCGAGTACGTGGAGGCGGCCCGCAGTCTCGGCGCGGGACGCTTCTACATCCTGTTCAAGGAACTGCTGCCCAACCTGGTGGCCCCGATCATCGTGTACATGACCATGATGATCCCGACGAACATCCTCACGGAGGCGGCCCTCAGCTTCCTGGGTGTCGGCGTCAAGCCGCCCACCTCGTCCTGGGGCGACATGCTCTCCTCCGCGGTGAGCTACTACGAGGCCGACCCGATGTACATGGTCATCCCGGGTCTGGCCATCTTCATCACCGTCCTCTCCTTCAATCTCTTCGGCGACGGCGTACGCGATGCGCTCGACCCGAAGGGCTCCCGCTGA
- a CDS encoding enhanced serine sensitivity protein SseB C-terminal domain-containing protein → MSASGTAAAGQIEHMLRQVTPGRYDAYEALLRALADPSSGQVWMLLWQGRSGSPDAQYGNMDVDGLGYAPCVTSAQELSASGWNRGYEVLPVTEVARALYPDRYGLWLNPHAPGGGVGIPWLDLRRVATGLERQPAGPLRLTEPAIEIPQFYALLGQNAHRTPAVRSLRRAWVQPALGAPYLAIGLDVYDSGPGAVDAVRAMMQQSIGAVPEGLAVSTVALSDEYDPVAMWLRAHARPFYDRESHVAPAAPTAGYGYPPQQSAY, encoded by the coding sequence GTGAGTGCGTCGGGCACGGCTGCGGCCGGGCAGATCGAGCACATGCTGCGCCAGGTGACCCCCGGGCGCTACGACGCGTACGAGGCGTTGCTGCGCGCCCTGGCCGACCCGTCGTCCGGCCAGGTCTGGATGCTGCTGTGGCAGGGCCGCTCGGGCTCGCCCGACGCCCAGTACGGCAACATGGACGTCGACGGCCTCGGCTACGCCCCGTGTGTGACCTCGGCCCAGGAGCTGTCCGCGAGCGGCTGGAACCGCGGCTACGAGGTGCTGCCCGTCACCGAGGTCGCCCGCGCGCTCTACCCCGACCGCTACGGCCTGTGGCTCAACCCGCATGCCCCCGGCGGCGGTGTCGGCATCCCCTGGCTCGATCTGCGGCGCGTCGCCACCGGCCTGGAGCGCCAGCCCGCCGGACCGCTGCGGCTGACCGAGCCGGCGATCGAGATCCCGCAGTTCTACGCGCTGCTCGGACAGAACGCCCACCGCACCCCCGCCGTCCGCTCGCTGCGCCGCGCCTGGGTGCAGCCCGCGCTCGGCGCCCCGTACCTGGCGATCGGGCTGGACGTGTACGACAGCGGCCCCGGTGCCGTGGACGCGGTGCGGGCGATGATGCAGCAGTCCATCGGCGCGGTGCCCGAGGGCCTCGCCGTGTCGACGGTCGCGCTGTCCGACGAGTACGACCCCGTCGCGATGTGGCTGCGGGCGCACGCCCGGCCCTTCTACGACCGTGAATCGCATGTCGCCCCCGCCGCGCCTACCGCCGGGTACGGCTACCCGCCGCAGCAGAGCGCGTACTGA
- a CDS encoding enhanced serine sensitivity protein SseB, translated as MEFPAPAPAPHPPEGPAPAPHPPEGNGWPANELEEVLAASVGVPTAAPRIVEALGRSRIWVPLPNGGGRTSSSLDLPTLEIDGQAYVPVFSSEHRFHQTVGDRMDGTAAPAVEFARGLPPQLGIVLNPDGPVGVPLPPPAVAELCRAGRTALDGPGSGGRVRLFEPDWKEDPVDFLAAASAEFEGTGVVTTARRCLASVEGAEPNLFVGVELDPAQLAGAGRELPLDALGRALGLVPVAWGVNLVLLDVAHDPVADWMREKVRPFYARGR; from the coding sequence ATGGAGTTCCCGGCCCCCGCACCGGCCCCCCACCCCCCGGAGGGCCCCGCACCGGCCCCCCACCCCCCCGAGGGCAACGGGTGGCCCGCGAACGAGTTGGAGGAGGTGCTCGCCGCCTCCGTGGGCGTCCCCACGGCCGCCCCCCGGATCGTCGAGGCCCTGGGCCGCAGCCGGATATGGGTTCCGCTCCCCAACGGCGGCGGCCGCACCAGCAGCAGCCTCGATCTGCCGACCCTGGAGATCGACGGCCAGGCCTACGTCCCCGTCTTCAGCTCCGAGCACCGCTTCCACCAGACCGTCGGCGACCGTATGGACGGCACCGCCGCCCCGGCCGTCGAGTTCGCCCGGGGCCTGCCCCCGCAGCTCGGCATCGTCCTCAACCCCGACGGCCCCGTCGGCGTCCCGCTGCCGCCCCCGGCCGTCGCGGAACTGTGCCGCGCCGGACGCACCGCCCTCGACGGCCCCGGCAGCGGCGGCCGGGTCCGCCTCTTCGAGCCGGACTGGAAGGAGGACCCCGTCGACTTCCTCGCCGCCGCGAGCGCCGAGTTCGAGGGCACGGGCGTCGTCACCACGGCCCGCCGCTGCCTCGCCAGCGTGGAGGGCGCCGAGCCGAACCTCTTCGTCGGCGTCGAACTGGACCCCGCGCAGCTCGCCGGAGCCGGTCGCGAACTCCCGCTGGACGCCCTCGGCCGCGCCCTCGGCCTGGTACCGGTGGCCTGGGGGGTCAACCTCGTCCTCCTCGATGTCGCCCATGATCCCGTCGCCGACTGGATGCGGGAGAAGGTGCGGCCCTTCTACGCCCGGGGCCGGTGA
- a CDS encoding AAA family ATPase: MNRTRVTVGASGIALPGQSGAPAAEVAAERRLGVVRDFRDRSGRGPRALRFDPGDLVVVSGLPGSGKTTLMARTVGDTDLRGGAGAGALGAAAAAVRIDSQDTRDRWARRVPAAVPYALYRPLVRFAHFAGLRRALRSGAGVVVHDCGTQAWVRRWLAREARRRGAVLHLLLLDVAPRTALDGQRERGRGVSRYAFARHRRAVGRLVRDAERGVLPRGCRSAVLLDRAAADTLRTIAFACASGSAPTPLPVRVAPGLRGTPHP; the protein is encoded by the coding sequence GTGAACAGGACCAGGGTGACGGTGGGCGCTTCCGGTATCGCGCTTCCCGGACAGTCGGGCGCGCCCGCCGCGGAGGTGGCCGCGGAACGGCGGCTCGGTGTCGTACGGGACTTCCGCGACCGTTCGGGCAGGGGGCCCCGCGCGCTGCGTTTCGACCCCGGTGACCTCGTCGTCGTCTCGGGTCTGCCCGGCAGCGGGAAGACGACGCTGATGGCGCGGACGGTGGGGGACACGGATCTCCGGGGCGGGGCGGGTGCCGGGGCCCTGGGCGCCGCCGCGGCCGCGGTCCGGATCGACTCCCAGGACACCCGGGACCGCTGGGCGCGGCGGGTTCCGGCGGCGGTGCCGTACGCGCTGTACCGGCCGCTGGTGCGGTTCGCCCACTTCGCGGGGCTGCGCAGGGCGCTGCGGTCCGGGGCGGGTGTCGTGGTGCATGACTGCGGGACGCAGGCGTGGGTGCGGCGGTGGCTCGCGCGGGAGGCCCGGCGGCGGGGGGCGGTGCTGCATCTGCTGCTGCTCGATGTCGCGCCGCGGACCGCGCTGGACGGGCAGCGGGAGCGGGGGCGCGGGGTGTCGCGGTACGCCTTCGCGCGGCACCGGCGGGCGGTGGGGCGGTTGGTGCGGGACGCGGAGCGGGGGGTTCTGCCCCGGGGGTGCAGGTCCGCGGTGCTGCTCGACCGGGCCGCGGCGGACACCCTCCGCACGATCGCCTTCGCTTGCGCCTCCGGGTCCGCGCCCACGCCTCTCCCCGTGCGGGTCGCCCCCGGTCTGCGCGGTACCCCGCACCCCTGA
- the gcvT gene encoding glycine cleavage system aminomethyltransferase GcvT: MSNAPRHTALDALHRSLGATMTDFAGWDMPLRYGSERDEHNAVRTRAGLFDLSHMGEITVTGPQAVGLLNHALVGNIGTVGAGRARYTMICREDGGILDDLIVYRTGDTEYLVVANAGNAQTVLDALLERAAGFDAEVRDDRDAYALIAVQGPESPGILKAVTDADLDGLKYYAGLPGTVAGVPALIARTGYTGEDGFELFVAPEHAETLWRALTDAGAGAGLVPCGLSCRDTLRLEAGMPLYGNELTTALTPFDAGLGRVVKFEKDGGFVGREALTAAAERAAAKAPRKLVGLIAEGRRVPRAGFAVVADGVVIGEVTSGAPSPTLGKPIAMAYVDTAHAEPGTPGVGVDIRGTHEPYEVVALPFYKRQK; this comes from the coding sequence ATGAGCAACGCCCCCCGTCATACCGCCCTCGACGCCCTGCACCGGTCGCTCGGGGCGACCATGACCGATTTCGCGGGCTGGGACATGCCGCTGCGGTACGGGAGCGAGCGCGACGAGCACAACGCCGTACGGACCCGTGCCGGGCTGTTCGACCTGTCGCACATGGGCGAGATCACCGTCACCGGGCCGCAGGCCGTCGGGCTGCTGAACCACGCGCTGGTCGGCAACATCGGCACGGTCGGCGCGGGCCGCGCCCGGTACACCATGATCTGCCGCGAGGACGGCGGCATCCTGGACGACCTGATCGTCTACCGCACCGGCGACACCGAGTACCTGGTCGTCGCGAACGCGGGCAACGCGCAGACCGTGCTGGACGCGCTGCTGGAGCGGGCCGCGGGCTTCGACGCCGAGGTGCGGGACGACCGGGACGCGTACGCGCTGATCGCCGTGCAGGGCCCGGAGTCGCCCGGCATCCTCAAGGCCGTCACCGACGCGGACCTGGACGGTCTGAAGTACTACGCGGGCCTGCCCGGCACGGTCGCGGGCGTCCCCGCGCTGATCGCCCGGACCGGGTACACCGGCGAGGACGGCTTCGAGCTGTTCGTGGCGCCGGAGCACGCCGAGACCCTGTGGCGGGCGCTGACCGACGCGGGCGCCGGGGCAGGTCTGGTGCCGTGCGGGCTGTCCTGCCGGGACACCCTGCGCCTGGAGGCGGGCATGCCGCTGTACGGCAACGAGCTGACGACGGCGCTGACCCCCTTCGACGCCGGCCTCGGCCGGGTCGTGAAGTTCGAGAAGGACGGCGGCTTCGTGGGCCGTGAGGCCCTGACGGCCGCCGCCGAGCGCGCCGCCGCGAAGGCGCCCCGCAAGCTGGTCGGACTGATCGCCGAGGGCCGCCGGGTGCCGCGCGCCGGGTTCGCCGTCGTCGCGGACGGCGTGGTGATCGGCGAGGTCACCTCCGGCGCCCCGTCCCCGACACTCGGCAAGCCGATCGCGATGGCCTACGTGGACACCGCGCACGCCGAGCCCGGCACCCCCGGGGTCGGCGTCGACATCCGGGGCACCCACGAGCCGTACGAGGTCGTGGCGCTCCCCTTCTACAAGCGCCAGAAGTAG
- the gcvH gene encoding glycine cleavage system protein GcvH — protein MSNPQQLRYSKEHEWLSAAGDDGVSTIGITEFAAGALGDVVYAQLPEVGRQVTAGETCGELESTKSVSDLYSPVTGEVTEFNQDVVDDPSLVNSAPFEGGWLFKVRVGAEPDDLLSADEYTAFSAG, from the coding sequence ATGAGCAACCCCCAGCAGCTTCGTTACAGCAAGGAGCACGAGTGGCTGTCGGCCGCCGGCGACGACGGTGTGTCGACGATCGGCATCACGGAGTTCGCCGCAGGCGCGCTCGGCGATGTGGTCTACGCCCAGCTTCCCGAGGTCGGCCGGCAGGTCACCGCGGGTGAGACGTGCGGCGAGCTGGAGTCGACGAAGTCGGTCAGCGACCTGTACTCGCCGGTGACCGGGGAGGTCACGGAGTTCAACCAGGACGTGGTCGACGACCCGTCCCTCGTGAACTCCGCGCCCTTCGAGGGGGGCTGGCTCTTCAAGGTACGCGTCGGCGCCGAGCCGGACGATCTGCTCTCCGCCGACGAGTACACCGCGTTCTCCGCGGGCTGA